A region of Plasmodium falciparum 3D7 genome assembly, chromosome: 12 DNA encodes the following proteins:
- a CDS encoding splicing factor 3B subunit 6, putative, with product MSRRNIRLPAEVSRILYVRNLPYKISADELYDIFGKYGTVRQIRKGNAEGTKGTSFVVYDDIYDAKNALDHLSGFNVAGRYLVVLYYDPVKAQKKKEIQEKLKNEK from the exons ATGTCCAGAAGAAATATACGTTTACCTGCTGAGGTCAGCAGAATTCTTTATGTGAG AAATTTACCATATAAGATATCTGCAGatgaattatatgatatttttgGGAAATATGGAACAGTAAGGCAGATAAGAAAAGGAAATGCTGAAGGAACAAAAGGAACATCTTTTGTTGTTTATGATGATATTTATGATGCAAAAAATGCGCTGGATCATTTATCAGGCTTTAATGTAGCTGGTAGATATTTGGTTGTCTTATATTATGACCCTGTAAAAGctcaaaagaaaaaggaaatacaggaaaaattaaaaaatgaaaagtaa